Within the Nerophis ophidion isolate RoL-2023_Sa linkage group LG01, RoL_Noph_v1.0, whole genome shotgun sequence genome, the region accactgctttaagaaccactgatttagtgaGATTTTTCCAccatcagggcttcacggtggaagaggggttagtgcgtctgcctcacaatacgaaggtcctgcagtcatgggttcaatccaaggctcgggatctttctgtgtggagtttgcatgttctccccgtgaatgcgtgggtaccctccgggtactccggcttcgtcccacttccaaagacatgcacctggggataggttgattggcaacactaaattggccctagtgtgtgaatgtgagtgtgaatgttgtctgtctatctgtgttggccctgcgatgaggtggcgacttgtccagggtgtaccccgccttccgcccgattgtagctgagataggcgccagcgccccccgcgcacccaaaagggaataagcggtaggaaatggatggatggattatttaataaatatattcataaaggacttttgaattgttgctatttttagaatatttaaaaaaaaatctcacgtaccccttggcataccttcaagtacctccaggggtacgcgtacccccatttgagaaccactgctttaagaaccactgatttagtgaGATTTTTCCAccatcagggcttcacggtggaagaggggttagtgcgtctgcctcacaatacgaaggtcctgcagtcatgggttcaatccaaggctcgggatctttctgtgtggagtttgcatgttctccccgtgaatgcgtgggtaccctccgggtactccggcttcgtcccacttccaaagacatgcacctggggataggttgattggcaacactaaattggccctagtgtgtgaatgtgagtgtgaatgttgtctgtctatctgtgttggccctgcgatgaggtggcgacttgtccagggtgtaccccgccttccgcccgattgtagctgagataggcgccagcgccccccgcgcacccaaaagggaataagcggtaggaaatggatggatggattatttaataaatatattcataaaggacttttgaattgttgctatttttagaatatttaaaaaaaaatctcacgtaccccttggcataccttcaagtacccccaggggtacgcgtaccaccatttgagaaccactgctttaagaaccactgatttagtgaGATTTGTCCACcatcattaaaaaaaaggggCGTCTCAAAAGAAGACTGCAATAGAGTGGGTGTGGTTGTGACGTGAGGACAGTGGGCGGGACTCCTGGGACGTTTGAATGAAGAAGAAGAACGAGATCAGTGCGTTGCTGCTTGCATTCATCTCTGTTCAGTCCTGCTCCTCTCACGACGCAACTTTTCCTAACAAGATGTTCTCCTACAGGCGAGACGATCTGATCCCCTCCAGCAGTGGAGGTCCTGGCGTGTAGATGAAGTCCGCGTCCAGTGAGGTCCCAAGACCATGGGCAGCGTGGGCGAGCAGTCCATGACGGGCCGCACCATGATCCCCACCATCCCGTCCATCATGTTCATGTTCGGCGTGGCGGGCAACGTCATCGCCATCGTGGTGCTGTGCAAGTCCCGCAAGGAGCAGAAGGAGACCACCTTCTACACGCTGGTGTGCGGCCTGGCCGTCACCGACCTGCTGGGCACCCTGCTGGCCAGCCCGGTCACCATCGCCACCTACGTGAAGGGCTCCTGGCCCGCAGGGGAGCCTCTGTGCCAGTACTTCGGCTTCACCATGATCTTCTTCTCCCTGGCCGGCCTCAGCATCATCTGCGCCATGTCCGTGGAGAGATACATCGCCATCAACCATGCCTATTTCTACAACGACTACGTGGACCAGAGGCTGGCCGGGCTGACGCTGCTCGCCATCTACGTGTCCAACGCGCTCTTCTGCGCGCTGCCCGTGGTCGGCTTCGGCAGAGTCCAGAAGCAGTACCCGCAGACCTGGTGCTTCCTGGAGTGGCGGAGCAACACGACGAGCGACGCGGCGTTCAACTTCATGTACGCCGGGTTCAGCTCGGTGCTCATACTGGCCACGGTGCTGTGCAACGTGCTGGTGTGCGGCGCGCTCATACGCATGCACCGGCGCTACGTGCGCAGGACGTCGCTGGGGACCGACCTCGGACGCGACGTGGATCCGCGCAAGAGGGGCCGCAGTTTCCGCCGTCTGGCCGGGGCTGAGATCCAGATGGTCATCCTGCTCATAGGAACCTCGGCGGTGGTGCTCATCTGCTCCATTCCACTGGTTGTAAGTCGGCCTTTCTTGCCTTTACGCACATTTTTACGCACGGTGTTGTTTTGGATATTATTTTCTCTCAAGGCTTTTTATATTTGTTAATGTAAAAATTCCAAACTATCAACTTTTAGGCATAGCAATTTGAATGTCatataaatcagtggtcccccccaatttttttatttatttatttttttaataaaaatgaataaaacaattcctctgcggcccggtatcaatcgggccacagaataatttttttattaatttttatttttttttaaatatatatatatatatatatatttatatatttttttttaattaaatcaacataaaaatacaatatacacttacaattagtgcaccaaccacaaaaacctccctttttcatgacaaagaagaaaaaaaaaaggctcacatccaacccccccacccccagaattatcctagtaaatgtgtctaattacatctgaaacgctcacactgccgccgcccgtagccgtcgcttttttttttctttctagtccttcactatcaatatcctaattcacaaatctttcatcctcgctcaaattaatggggaaattgtcgtttttttggatccgaattgctcttacaatgtgaatatgtgtggagccctgcaactcgtgacgtcacgcacacaaacttccagtaaaggcagggcttttctattagcgaccaaaagttgcgaactttatcgtcgacgatctctactaaatcctttcagcaaaaatatggcaatatcgtgaaatgatcaagtacgacacatagaatggacctgctattcccgtttaaataagaaaatctcatttcagtaggcctttaaatttagaaaaaggtGTCACTAGTTTTTGACGACAGGGGGAGAGTTAACCCCCAGGAGATGCACtaatagtcatccatccatccatccattttataccgcttatcacttttggggtcgcgggggttgctagagcctatctcagctgcattcgggcggtaggcggggtacaccctggacaagtcgccatctcatcacagggccaacactgatagacagacaacattcacactcacattcacacactagggccaattcagtgttgccaatcaacctggagggaacccaagcaggcacgggggagaacatacaaactccacacagaaagattcctagcccggtattgaactcaggactactgaggaccttcgtattgtgaggcagacgcactaaccctcttccaccgtgctgcccaattatagtcatattaataatgaaaaaataatgtattattatgattCATTATAACTACAGTAACCAACGAACGaaatttctctacagaatctcctctctggtcaacaaaagcaccttgaagattctagcgggaactctcggtCAACCccttttcgattacgcttgcacctcctggtaccccagcacctccaaaaccctcaaatctagactacaAACATTCCAGGACAAGCTAGTCAgattacttctagacctccaccaaagatctacccacttctccaaagtgggctggctcagggtggaggacaaagtaaaacaacttgcactgagcctagtctataaaatccgctacacctccctgataccgaagtacatgtcaaactacttccttaaccgccataaccacaacaccagtggGAGCTCCACAAAatatgttaaacccagattccgatctaacaaatgtctaaactcattctccttctatgccacatcaatgtggaatgcactcccaacaggtgtaaaagaaagtgcatctctgtcctccttcaaaaccgcactaaaaaaacacctccaggcaacttcaaccctagactaacaccctccccccctcCATACCCCAccttcccggattgtaaataatcaaatgtaaataatcagatgtatatacttgttattatGCTTTCTGATCCCTCTATTCCCACTACTTGCTGTACacatcctaccaagtcagacctacactgtttcaatgtacatttctcagatgatgcaattgttgatgactgaagtgctgatatcaaccataCCTACCCCgcccccccctccacatcccaccccttgactgtaaataatgtaaataattcaatgtatatactctgatgattaacttgtgtgatgactgtattatgctgatagtatatatttgtaccatgaattgattaacgtggaccccaacttaaacaagttgaaaaacttattcgggtgttaccatttagtggtcaattgtacggaatatgtactgaactgtgcaatctactaataaaagtttcaatcaatcaatcaagtacgCTAAACTACTATTCCAAGTGTGTCTAACGTACAggcaggttttatccggcccgcgggatgagtttgctaagtataaaagtgagctgaaatttttgaatgaaagaaaccgctgttctaaatgtgttcattacttcagtgtttttcaaccttttctgagccaaggcacatttttgtcattgaaaaaatcccgaggcataccaccagcagaaaacataaaaaaatgaaactcagcggccaatttttgacaataaaaagtatttctcgcaattgttggatatgaattcaaactatAACCAACCATGCAACACTTAAGCTCTagtctcaaagtactgtcacatcacgccgtgacttatttggagtttttttggtgtcttcctgtgcgtagtgttttagttcttgacttgtgctcctattttggtgtcttttcctgttttgttgggcATTTCCTGTAGACGTTTAATGTTTTCCTTGAGCGCTATTTCCCGCAcctgttttgttttagcaattgAGGTTATTTAAGTTGTCGCCATCTTTCTTTGCGGGGACAGtgctgattgtcatgtcatgttcggatgtacttagTGGACGCCGTCTtagctccacacgctgtaagtctttgctgttgtccagcattgagtttttgttgacttttaaaccagttcggttttagtttcgttttgcatagtaacAAAGTAATGCAAAACTATTTTACTCTACtttattaaattccactaaaaaTACTTAAATCTGCAATATTATCGTATATATTACATTCAAATCTCCATACCTAAAAGTGGATAGTTTGGCATTtttacatgaatgaatgaattaaattagttttttttgggTCATATAATCATAATAAACCATTTTGTGTCATTAATTTACCAGcacatatttaacatttacacacaaaaagaaaaagaaaaaaatgaccgcaaaaaggaataggctgaagccaggGCTTATTTTTGCCTATCCTGTACATTCACTAAAAATTAGATTGCCTGTAACATCAACGTTCAAAAAATTAATAGGATGACAGTAAATGTTACTATATTTAATAATTTTCCATTATTTCAACTTTCAGggctttcttaaaccttaacaaatAACTACATGTCATCCACTTATCACTGAGCTTgatccaccatttaactcctaaaactgaaatacatttctattttatattccttcttactttacctatttcaaaaatcttagttttctcctcttaatttacaaaaacctaagaatacaagccgGAAAGCTGTTGTTCTATACtggaaacataatttccattgtttttaaaaatccaatATCTGAAAATTTTAACATATTATAACTTATGAATAGTGGATTGGTAGGTTCATagtagcacactttgtgtattattataattacccttttttgaagtttaattattgggtctatgtttgttttgttttgggacACCGTGGCGCGGTGGGGAAAGtgaccgtgccagaaacctgacagttcctggttcgatcctattcacgtccgttgtgttcttgagcaagacacttcacccttgctcctgatgggtcgtggttagcgccttgcatggcagttccctccatcagtgtgtgaatgtgtgtgtgaatgggtgaatgtggaaatagtgtcaaagcgctttgagtaccttgaaggtagaaaagcgctataaaagtaaaacccatttatcattcataaACATTtgcccaaacttcaacacaatatgttaaatatttaaaaataaaagaataatgtctgcgatgaggttgcgacttgtccagggtgtaccccgcctcccgcccgattgtagctgagataggcaccagcgccccccgcgacctcaaaagggaataggcggtagaaaatggatggatggaaaataattaattcatatatgcagacatttcttattcagcatgtttcctactttataaagaatagcaatggatttggatatttttccctttattatattcaatatgcggtttccaacataatttatgatcaattattattcccaagaattcagtttcatatactctatcaatttccacttgatttaatttgaattttactTCACAATCTCTCCTtacaccactaaacaccataaatctagttttcttatcatttaatgataacgtattactgtatttttggactataagtcacagtttttttttaatagtttggccaggggtgcgacttatactcaggagcgacttatgtgtgaaattattaacaaattactgtaaaatatcaaatattatttagctcattcacgtaagagactagacgtacaagatttcatgggatttatcgattaggactgacagattgtttggtaaacatatagcttGTTCTATATgtaatagttatttgaatgactcttaccataatatgttacgttaacataccaggcacattcccagttggttatttatgcgtcatataacctacacttattcagcctgttcactattctttatttattttaaattgcctttcaaatatctattcttagtgttgggttttatcaaataaatttcccccaaaaaatgcgacttatactccagtgcgacttaaatgttttttccttctttattatgcattttcggcaggtgcgacttatactccggagcgacttatactccgaaaaatatggtaatatcaaACCAATTTTTTAGCTGAAGCAACTAGACCTCAACATTTTGAAGTGTTCTCCTGAACAAAATACTTTTGTAttatctgcaaacataatacatttcaatggGGATTATGAGATTTGTTTTTAAACAGAATGACCAATTCGATGATTAGGCTTCAATTCATCTGTATTTGTATTCTACCTTTGCAGGCTCAGGTGTTTTTGAACCAGCTCTACAAGCCTCCAGTAGAACTGCGCCTGGACATTAACCCTGACCTGACGGCCATTCGCTTCGCCTCCTTTAACCCCATCCTTGACCCCTGGATCTACATCCTGCTGCGCAAGGCCGTCCTCCTCCAGCTGGTGGAGAACATAAAGTGTCTATTCTGCAAGGTGGGCGCCAGGAGCAGGCAGCAGATCAAAGGAAGCTTGCCCTGCAAGGACATCGCTCCTCCCTGCTCCTCGGTCATCTCCAAGCCAGACTCAAACTCGCTGCCGTCCAGCGAACTTCGGGATATCGCCTCCCAGACTTTCCTGCACTTCCCCCAGGTGAAGGAGGTACACAAAGAGGAGAAGCTTGTGTGGTCTTCATCGTGGAGACACTTGCAGGTGACCAAGACTTGTAAGCAGGACGGGGACAGGGCCCATGTGTTCAAGGACCCCCACGCCTCCCCGGTAAAGGACCCAGCTTTACAGGTGTCGCTCAGCACTGAGACAATGCAGGAGAAATGCATTTGACTTAACCCACCCAATATTTAGGAGCAAATTCAAAACAGGAACTGTCAatcagtcaaggaaaacaacGCTGACAAAGAACATTTTAGCACTGTTGGCTGCAGCAAGAAAGTCCAGGATGTTGAACTTCCCAACATAAAGGGTCTTAAAGGGTTAAAAAAACGtaaacactttaaaggcctactgaaatgagattttcttattcaaacggggatagcatgtccattctatgtgtcatacttgatcatttcgcgatattgccatatttttgctgaacggatttagtagagaacatcaacgataaagttcgcagcttttggtgctgataaaaaaaccttgcctttacc harbors:
- the ptger4a gene encoding prostaglandin E receptor 4 (subtype EP4) a produces the protein MGSVGEQSMTGRTMIPTIPSIMFMFGVAGNVIAIVVLCKSRKEQKETTFYTLVCGLAVTDLLGTLLASPVTIATYVKGSWPAGEPLCQYFGFTMIFFSLAGLSIICAMSVERYIAINHAYFYNDYVDQRLAGLTLLAIYVSNALFCALPVVGFGRVQKQYPQTWCFLEWRSNTTSDAAFNFMYAGFSSVLILATVLCNVLVCGALIRMHRRYVRRTSLGTDLGRDVDPRKRGRSFRRLAGAEIQMVILLIGTSAVVLICSIPLVAQVFLNQLYKPPVELRLDINPDLTAIRFASFNPILDPWIYILLRKAVLLQLVENIKCLFCKVGARSRQQIKGSLPCKDIAPPCSSVISKPDSNSLPSSELRDIASQTFLHFPQVKEVHKEEKLVWSSSWRHLQVTKTCKQDGDRAHVFKDPHASPVKDPALQVSLSTETMQEKCI